One region of Mangifera indica cultivar Alphonso chromosome 3, CATAS_Mindica_2.1, whole genome shotgun sequence genomic DNA includes:
- the LOC123211240 gene encoding lysine histidine transporter 1-like, giving the protein MEGTEKPVSALGIEKDLNDWLSVTKSRNGTWWHSAFHNVSAMVGAGILGLPYALSELGWGPGVTLMVLSWVVTLYTMWQMIEMHEMVPGKRLDRYHELGQAAFGEKLGLWIVVPLQMMVQAATDIAFMITGGKCLKKFHDTVCPNCKDIKTTYFIMVYASVQFVLSHLPSFNSIIAVSIAASVMSLSYSAIAWMTCIHKGVIPDVDYSPRSTTTAGMVFSFFSAVGDVSFAFAGHNVILEIQASIPSTPGKPSKKPMWKGAFFSYIVVFLCYFPVAIFGYWAFGNKVEDNVLLSLEKPRWLVAAANMFVVIHVVGSYQVFAIPFFDMVESFLVKKIHFRPTKSLRFITRNLYVAFTMFIGMTFPFFGAIIGFFGGFFFAPTSFFLPCIIWLVVYKPRRFSLSWFTNWFCIIFGVILMTLGPVGGLRQIIVQAKQYKFYS; this is encoded by the exons ATGGAAGGCACTGAGAAGCCTGTGTCAGCGTTAGGGATTGAGAAAGATCTAAACGATTGGCTTTCTGTCACCAAGTCCAGGAATGGCACATGGTGGCATTCAGCTTTCCACAATGTCAGTGCTATGGTTGGTGCCGGTATTTTGGGGCTCCCTTATGCCCTCTCTGAACTCGGATG gGGTCCTGGTGTGACCCTAATGGTTTTATCGTGGGTTGTCACTCTATACACGATGTGGCAAATGATTGAAATGCACGAGATGGTGCCCGGAAAAAGACTCGATCGTTACCATGAGTTGGGGCAGGCGGCTTTTGGAGAAAAGCTCGGGCTTTGGATCGTGGTTCCCCTGCAAATGATGGTGCAAGCGGCCACTGATATAGCTTTCATGATCACCGGCGGAAAATGTTTGAAGAAGTTTCATGATACCGTTTGCCCCAACTGCAAAGATATCAAAACCACTTACTTCATTATGGTCTACGCCTCCGTCCAGTTCGTTCTTTCTCACCTCCCCAGTTTCAATTCCATCATAGCCGTTTCTATTGCCGCCTCCGTCATGTCTTTGag TTATTCAGCCATTGCTTGGATGACTTGTATACATAAAGGGGTTATACCAGATGTGGATTATAGTCCGAGGTCTACAACCACAGCAGGGATGGTGTTCAGCTTCTTCAGTGCGGTGGGCGATGTATCATTCGCCTTTGCCGGACATAATGTAATATTGGAGATCCAAGCCTCAATTCCTTCTACACCTGGCAAACCATCCAAGAAACCCATGTGGAAGGGTGCCTTTTTTTCTTACATAGTTGTTTTCTTATGCTACTTCCCTGTTGCCATATTTGGCTACTGGGCATTCGGAAACAAAGTTGAGGACAACGTCCTTTTATCCCTGGAAAAGCCCCGTTGGCTAGTCGCCGCTGCTAACATGTTCGTGGTAATCCATGTCGTCGGAAGTTATCAA GTTTTCGCCATTCCATTTTTTGATATGGTCGAATCGTTTTTAGTGAAGAAAATACATTTCCGACCCACTAAAAGTCTTCGTTTCATAACAAGAAACTTATATGTTG CATTCACCATGTTCATTGGAATGACATTCCCTTTCTTTGGTGCAATTATCGGCTTCTTCGGAGGGTTCTTCTTTGCTCCGACATCATTTTTT CTGCCATGCATCATTTGGTTAGTGGTCTACAAGCCAAGAAGGTTCAGCTTATCCTGGTTCACAAATTGG ttTTGCATTATTTTTGGTGTGATTTTGATGACTTTAGGTCCTGTGGGTGGGTTGAGGCAGATAATCGTTCAGGCcaaacaatataaattttactcttaa
- the LOC123211246 gene encoding protein PLASTID TRANSCRIPTIONALLY ACTIVE 10: protein MLILQFQTFNLFTFPKPLNPTLPVPNGHLHRRQNHHVVSVTKFTPLKCYSSDEYPVDDSFLEQFAPKDKVTEDEARRLNWIERGWAPWEEILTPEADFARKALNEGEEVPLQTPEAIEAFKMLKPSYRLQKMKEMGITEDEWYRRQFDYKGEIPDKLETIWAGPVVLQHVPPRDWPPRGWEVDRKELEFIREAHKMQNIRVTIEEIEREARNEKEGLCFDRYKMFLKQYKEWVAANKDRLEEESYKYDQDYHPGRRKRGKDYEEGMYELPFYYPGQICAGKVTTLHLYQGAFVDIGGVYDGWVPIKNNDWYWIRHHIKVGMDVLVEILAKRDPYRFRFPIEMRFVDPNIDHLIFNRFDYPPIFHHNEDTNPDELRRDCGRPPVPRKDPGVKPEEEPLLSNHPYVDKLWQINVAEQLILDDMEANPDKYKDKKLSELTDDEEFNEESSVEYTKVLYKKTELPKTILKTSVKELDLEAAFAEREHHNRLRREATERGEEYKISKLRRHIEMDEYDFIHWRRSFEEREALLRDISCRQALGLPLEEPGRYKDASFFGKDQYDPSNPLYRYDYWGEPKNSEKSRQERMTDAHNKSIVGNGMVWYEMSYDDFIKQKMEREAKGEKLKEIHETDSDEGDDDSDDDFDYSILSNYGDNLSDQPVVNGTESYSISDEGMFET from the exons ATGCTGATCCTTCAATTTCAAACCTTCAATTTGTTTACCTttcctaaacccctaaaccccaCCCTTCCAGTCCCCAATGGCCACCTCCACCGCCGTCAGAACCACCACGTCGTCTCCGTTACTAAGTTCACTCCACTGAAATGCTACAGCTCTGACGAGTACCCTGTGGACGACTCCTTTCTTGAACAGTTCGCTCCAAAAGACAAGGTAACCGAGGACGAAGCCCGACGCCTTAACTGGATCGAGCGTGGGTGGGCTCCTTGGGAAGAAATTCTCACTCCTGAAGCTGATTTCGCGCGTAAAGCACTCAACGAAGGTGAAGAGGTCCCGCTCCAAACTCCCGAAGCTATTGAAGCTTTCAAGATGTTAAAACCTTCCTATAGACtgcaaaaaatgaaagagatgGGGATTACTGAGGATGAATGGTACAGAAGACAGTTTGATTACAAGGGCGAGATTCCGGATAAACTTGAAACGATTTGGGCCGGTCCGGTGGTCCTCCAACATGTGCCGCCTAGAGATTGGCCGCCTCGAGGATGGGAAGTGGATAGAAAGGAACTGGAGTTTATAAGAGAGGCGCATAAAATGCAAAATATTCGAGTGACAATtgaagagatagagagagaagcAAGGAATGAGAAAGAAGGGCTTTGTTTTGATAGGTATAAGATGTTCTTGAAGCAGTATAAGGAGTGGGTTGCTGCTAATAAAGATAGATTGGAGGAGGAGTCTTATAAG TATGACCAGGATTACCATCCAGGACGGCGAAAAAGAGGCAAGGATTATGAAGAAGGCATG tATGAGCTTCCATTCTACTATCCAGGACAG ATTTGTGCTGGAAAAGTGACGACTTTACATTTGTATCAAGGAGCATTTGTTGACATTGGAGGTGTATATGATGG ATGGGTtcctataaaaaataatgattggTATTGGATCCGTCATCACATAAAAGTTGGCATGGATGTCCTTGTTGAAATTCTG GCAAAACGTGATCCCTATCGGTTTCGATTTCCTATTGAAATGCGTTTTGTTGATCCCAACATAGATCACCTGAT ATTTAACAGATTTGACTATCCTCCAATCTTTCATCATAATGAAGATACTAATCCAGACGAGTTACGG CGGGATTGTGGAAGACCTCCTGTTCCAAGAAAAGATCCAGGAGTCAAACCAGAAGAGGAACCATTGTTGTCAAATCATCCTTATGTTGATAAG TTGTGGCAGATCAATGTTGCTGAGCAATTGATTTTAGATGATATGGAGGCTAATCCTGATAAATATAAGgacaaaaaattatcagaattAACTGATGATGAGGAATTCAATGAAGAAAGCAGTGTTGAATACACCAAAGTTCTGTATAAGAAAACTGAACTACCAAAAACAATTCTG AAAACAAGTGTTAAAGAACTTGACTTGGAAGCTGCCTTTGCTGAGCGTGAG CACCATAATAGATTAAGAAGGGAAGCAACAGAAAGAGGGgaagaatataaaatttcaaagctGAGACGACATATTGAGATGGATGAGTATGATTTTATTCATTGGCGTCGGTCATTTGAGGAAAGAGAAGCTTTACTCCGAGACATCAGCTG CCGTCAAGCTCTTGGTCTGCCATTGGAAGAGCCAGGGAGGTATAAAGATGCCAGTTTCTTTGGGAAAGATCAGTATGATCCCTCAAATCCTTTGTACCGGTATGACTATTGGGGAGAACCCAAAAACTCAGAGAAGAGCAGACAAGAGCGCATGACTGATGCACACAACAAATCTATTGTGGGGAATGGTATGGTTTGGTACGAAATGTCTTATGATGATTTCATAAAGCAGAAGATGGAGAGGGAAGCTAAGGGAGAGAAGCTAAAAGAAATCCATGAAACAGACAGTGATGAAGGTGATGATGACAGTGACGACGACTTTGATTACAGCATTCTGAGTAACTATGGTGATAATTTGTCAGATCAGCCTGTGGTTAACGGGACTGAATCCTATAGTATATCAGATGAGGGTATGTTTGAAACTTAA